The Rosa chinensis cultivar Old Blush chromosome 7, RchiOBHm-V2, whole genome shotgun sequence DNA segment CTTTGTCAATATGGGATTTTGTAATTAGTTAACATCACACTCTTTGTACATATGGGGATCTACTCATTACTGAAAGTGGTACGCACTTGATCTATGTGATCACTGCAAATAGATAGTGAAAAAAGTTCAAAACCTTAAATGAAAATTTGATTGCTACTTTGCAGAtatgcttctctttttttttttctttgttccaagGGATATGAAATGAAGAGGAGGGAGATATAAGAAGACATCAGAGTTTATATAGTTGCAAGATATGGGATTTGAATTGGCCAAAAGATATTTCTTTCAGTCAGTATAGACTCAAATTTGAGTATGATTCTGTTTTCATGTTTctgtaaaattttgaaaatattagaAAGCTGCAGTACATGTACACAGTAAACTAGAACTTTGATTTCATTGATAGATGAAGAATTGATATACAGTATAAGTAGAGTATCCACCAATCAATTAATTGGCTTCAGAATCAAAATATCTACATTTAGGAATGAAAACGAAACTACAAGATGTCAGAATACTGAAACGGATCATCACTATCCCGCCATGGCACAGCTCCCAGCTGATCTTCATGAGTCAAGAGTCCATTAAATTCATCTGACCATAAGAATTCGTTATCGAGTGGAATATTATAGTCATGTTGGCCATAAATCATCAGACCGTCATCACCGATGAGCTGCTGCTGCTCGTGAGAATGAGAGGAAGAGGGCTGATCTTGTTGTTGTATTTGGTCCTCCTCTTGACACCTATTGTCAGGTTCCAATTGCTGTTGCGGCGCAAGTGAATAATCCgaatcttgttgttgttgttgctcacTAGCTATTGATTGATCAACAGAAGCCATAAGCTGAGCATCATCAAACAAGATAGTGGGAGAGAACATTAGATTCTCATCCATACAATCATCATCACTAAAGAGGATCTGCTGCAGCTCGTCATAATCGTAATTGTTGTCCGGAACCACCTGAACCGcttgatcatcttcatgatGATAGGGAGAGAGAATTAGCTGTGAAGTAGTAGTAGCAAAGGAAGCACTGCCTTCTTGTTGCTCCTCAGGATCCAAGAAACTAGTTTGATCTCTTCTCGGTTCAACTTTTCGGTTTTTCAAACACTTTTTGCTTCTCACATTCTGATCCTCATTAGTCTCATCAgaactcttcttcctcttttttcttcctcctcctttatCATTGACTTTGAGTCGGCACAAAGCCAGATCTGGTGCTTGGTTGATGGTGTACTCCTCCATCAACCAAGCAGCGTGATGCACAAACGTTTTGTCCTTGTTCTTTTCATACCGAAACTTCCTGACTTTCCCAAACGCCTCTTCACTTCCACTGATATACACAGGCCTACCGGCTTCCGTCTCGCTCCATGTTCCTCCATCAGAGCCAACCGTGCGAGAGTTGCGAGATTTGTTGGGGCTCACTTTCTTGGCCCAGGAGAAGAAGTAGAGAAAATCTTGGTGGGGAAACTTGAATTGCTGATATACCCTCCATATCTCCCAAGGTGGTAAGCCTGTCTCGCCGTATATACAAATTTCAGGGAAGGTCTGAATATGATTGCCTGGGTTTGAGGCCATGGAAATCTTGTTGTATAGAAAGAAACCCACCAACTCAGCTTCAGTAGGGTGAAACGTCTTCACCACACCCACATCAAGTTGATCCAGAGTCATGAATTGATCTATGAGAGCCATTACTAATTGATCAAAGCAAATGAATTTGATCAAAGCGAATAAGATGAAAAACAGAACAGGGAGAAACTTTCTAACTTGTAGAGGGAGAGTTTGATGTCTGAAAATGAGAATGGTCTGTGAGAAGGTTTATATAGGCGATTAGGATAGTTCCCTAAAACATTAGGGAAAGTAGATTTTATGACCGTTGGGGGTGATGACGTCGGCGAAGACTCCTTACTCCTTAGCAGTTAAGGAAAggcaaaatttgaaatttctttcaaacttctatttttatttcttttatttttattttttgatcgaaagtattattatttttatttttgattgaaagtattattattattattattattattattattattattattattattatttttgttgaaaAGATAAGGAAAGGCCCTAAATCCTTTCATTCTGTTTCAGTCTCTCTGGACGGTGACTGCGAACAATGCACGCTGGCATAAGTTGCTGACGGCGAAACTGACGAGGTATGGGTTATTGAAGTTTAATATGATGATGAGGTTTCCTAGGATTCCTAGTGCAATTTGAGCTTAGagaattttttgaattttgggttCTTATGGGGATCAATTGACTCAAAGTTGTATATGGCTtcattttgagatttttatATACATACCCAGATGCCCACATTTTATGTATAGCTTAAAGTTTTGAAATTTAGTTGAAACAAGCTTGAGATTGGGGGTTAGGGCTTCTTAAGAAGCAATCGAGCACTGGAAAATTGGACCAGTTGATTGTATAATATATTCTCATTTTGAAATTTGATCCTTGCACATTATGATTGATGGCAGTTGTGATTTCTTGTAAGGCAAAGCATGTAATTTTTTATATGATTCACATACTTACAAGGAAATTGCGATTATTGGGTAAATTGGTTTAGGACTGTAGGCAATTCTGGATTTTGGGATTTAAGGAGGACTCCGGAAATGATGTTAAGAACAATAGCTGCTGCATCACACCTTCGGTTCTGCTGAGACTGTGAGGAGCTCATCTGTTCTCTAGGACCAAAAATACTTTTAAACTCAAATAATATTTGCTCATTCTCTTTCTAGAAAAGTTGGTATTAGCTGATTCCACTGTTTGGGACATTATATTGAACTTGCACCTTTTTATTGTCGCTTCATATACTTTTTTTGGCGACCCATATTTCACCTAGGACTGAGGACTGTGAGTTGAAGATTAGAATTGTTGAACCCAACTTGCTcaagcaacaaaaaaaagataGCTTGTTTGTATATGAAATGGATAGGGAGCATAAAACTGGTTTCAAATGTAGCAGTGATGACTGTAGTTAAAGTAGTATCATATTGCAGGTGGGAACTGGAAAAGCATAGTGTTGGGGAACTGTTGTTGAAGTGTGAAATTTCATAAAAATTAGATAATGCTCTTTCCCTCTTAGTGAATAACGGTGAAAGAATCTGAAATACTATCAATCTAGTGAGTTCCTTCTGTATCATTAAGACTCAATTTTGTCGACAAGACACCCTGTGTGTATAAAAAGAGGTCAACTCTCTCTGGTAAGACTCTCAGACTAGAGAATGATCAGATGGTGGCACCATATTGAAAGATCCTTTTTCGttcattcattttcattttatcaGTTTAGTTTATAGGATTCGTCTTTACTTGGAGCGACAGAAACACTAGTGTGAAGGTTGTTGAAGTGAGCTACAGAGAATGCGAAAACACCACGTGTGATGAATGTTCTGAAGCATCACAGAAGTCTTCTGTTGTAGAGCTTTACTGATAGAGTGATAGGATATCCATGAATGATGCTACATTTGCTTTTCTGTAActtataaatgcaatttcagCAGTGAGAAAGTAGTATTAATATTAAGTTTCATGGTAGTCTCAACGGTATTAATTAGTAGAGTTTATTGTTGCTTCCAAATATGATCTAATTAACTCATGGTTTATCCCCTGTACCAGCTGAGATTTACTTCATGGCATTGCAGGTAATTATATGAAGATGAAGTTGAAACTACTAAGGGAAGAAcaattaaaaggaaaagaagaagcatAGTCATGTTTGAGGTATATATGCACCTGGATTAATGTAGGTAAGGTAACAAACGCTTAACACCTACTTATTATCAGTTTTTACAATTTCTTCTATTCCTACTTTCTCAAATAGTCTTGGAAAGACTGAAAGAGTGTTGAGTGGATTGGTGGATATAGCCAATGATAGTGATGTAAGAGTCCTCAatccttttaaaaaaaactcaattCCAAATATTctgcttcttttcatttttgtgcATATTCATTTGGCTACCTCATAATTACGGTATATATTGGAAGTGTTAGATTTATTAATGTATTGCACATTGGAAAAGCTGTGAACCATGCTTGTACATGTAGCAGGGCTTAAATTAAATCACTGCAGCATTCCTTTCTTTAGATTATGAATTTATGCTTTACAAAATTGGCAAAGTGATCCTTCAAAAATATGTGACTTGTTTTCAGAAAGGTATCTGAATCCATATGTAAATGAACCCCTATGCATTCGATTAAGGTACTTCAACCAATCAATGGATTACTTTAGTTGCAAGAAATGATCTTGAATTGGGTAGAACTAGATAGAGGTGATATGATTGTTCATGTTTCTGCATCTGCTCCATACAGTTTTAAGAAGTCTGCAATACATGTACACACTCCACGACGCTGAATCAAAGCCTTACAGCAGCTTCTTACTCTTGTTTCAGGTCCATAAAGAAATCTCTAGCTTTGTTACTTACTTCTATGAACTGCTTAGCTCAGCAAGCCAACATGTGATTTGATCGCGTACAGGATTTAGGGCATTTTTACAGATTTGGAGGTTCCATTTTCAGATCAACCCTTCTGAACTCTTGTCTATATGAACTTTGTAATACAAGGACGTTAAAGTTTTAAACTCCTTGTGATGTATTCAAGATTGAGAGTGGAATGTACTTTAGTCTCAATACTAAAGGACAGAAATCTTCGAGCGATATGAAACGGAAAGAAAATTGTAGTTACCTAGTTACCTACTCATATTTCAATATGGTAAATCAAGCTTGACGAAACCAATTTTTGATCACACGCTAATCAAAACCAATCTTTACATTTACCTCGAGCACAAATACATCCATAGCAATACTTCAACTTACTAAATAGACTAACTAAATACACTAGCAAAAAAGTTCTTAGAATCCTAAAGAAAATGAATTATTGTAAATAGACTAACTAAATACGTACTAACGGCCTAGGGCAAAAACAACCCAACCCAAATAACTAAGCCCAAAGAGAAGTGGACCAAACCTAAGGCAGCAAAGCAGTCTTGACCCAGCCTAGATATCGTCGCGGCAGAAGCCGCACAACTTCTGTAATGCAACTCTGTCCGACCCTGTCTCCATGACGCTGTCAGGACCACTCCACCCGTTTCAGCACCCCACGAACCCATGCCATTGTCAATTCAGCACCTCCCTACACCGTCAACGAGGCCCTCCGAAAGTGTACAACAAGGTACCGAGCCTAATAGACTTCCACTAGAATCTGCTCCCCCAGACAATATAATCAATCACCTATCCAACATTAACCTGCTAAACGTCCGCGAGGCCGAAGGCCATCCTGGACGTCTGGGTGTCACCGGACGAGAAAGGATTTCGCAGTTGAATGAAGGTCGGCTTTAGGGTTTCTCCAGAGGCAAAGCCTTCAGACCCTCGGGTGAAAAATAGTCATCAATTGACGTCCAAGACttccaaattttgaaataatTTTATATGAAATAAACTGTCTAGGTTTGTAAAGCCACAATGTGAGTAGTTATTTGATCGTATGTAAGGTTTTCTAATGTCTATTTCCATATTAGTTGATTTGCGAATAATTCGCGAATTAAcgaattcttcaaaaaaaaaccACTTGTTTTCAGAATTATTcctaaaatttagaaaaattagccttttattattattttaagttAGCTAAATTATTTACGAATACATATTATTCcaaaaattttcaattgaaaaaagccaactttaaaaaaaaaataaaacaaaatattttattttttaatttaaaaagtcAAGTTTAAgattaatttttgaattttaaacTTGTATAATTAAAAATCATATAATTACTAGTACTATTTAcactatttttttattaaataactTAGATGTGTTGAAGTTTTGTATATCCAAATGGTAATATTTGAGAAAAGCTAAGATTCAccttgatttttcttcaaaatttatgttttaaaAGTCATATAACTATATAAAAGTAATAGAAATAACAAATATCCAGCCGTATTATTTATTACATTTTGGTTTAAATACGTACGTATCTAATTTTATAATTTGCCATTTCCGTATTTTACGGCCTAATTTTTCAAATTATTTTTCACTAAAACTTACCAAATTATTCATGAacatttttttaacttttaattCCCATGCCGAATTTTACTAACTAGCCTAGTAGGCAACGATGGAATGAATAGAAGATTTGGCGTACTGATGAAAACTAGTAAGTGAGCAAGCTAAAGATAATGTAGAGACTCAAAACTAGATGATATCTGAGAGAAGAGAAATTACAACAAAAAACACGACGTGTCAAAGTAATCATTGATGGATTATTGGAATAGTTCTATGAATCAATAATTTGATCATAAATTAGTAACTACAATGAATAcaacatttattttctttcgAAAATTCCCGTAGtactcaaatattaaaaatttaTGCTTAGAAGTCATTTGAGATAACTACAGCGAAGAATGCGTATTAAGTTATTACCTTATAAAGATATATGTAATATTTATGACTATACTCAATACTGGACAGTTAAATAAGTAAACATATCGTAAAAACATAATGTTTTACGTCCATGCGATTTAATATTTGAATCTAGACACCGGTAACATTTAGGTGTCGCTCGTCGTAAAATCTATTCAAAATGCAATGATATCTAGAAATGAAGAGGAAGTGCATAAATGCAGATAATATTTCTCataataaaatgaaataaaagaacaaaaaccaGCCAATCATataagagaaaattagatacaaaatcatgaaaataaatttttattttggtgaaCTCGGCCGTACACATTCGTGCAGACAAAGATAGCGCCCATAATAAGACAATAAATAGAGAGAAGAAGGAAGGCACACTCTCCTAACACACTCATAACCTTTCCAGTTTCTCTGACAAAACCCCCAAAACCAAAGCACCCTTCATTTCATTCTCTTCTCTCCCATTTCTCCCCAAAAGGCCAAAACccatttctctcttttctttctttcttcaccaAAATTCCCATTTCCAAGAAGTGAAAAGCCATTTGCTCTGTTCAAGCACCTGACATGGATCCTCCTCAAAATCCCAATgtgggttcttcttcttctcgaaGACCTGATAtgggttcctcttcttctccaagaCCTGAagtgggttcttcttcttcttcaacaagaCCTGAagtgggttcttcttcttcatcttctttgagCTTACCGAGATTCAGTCTCAACGTGAGGATGGGCACCACACAATCAATTACACCAGTCTTCGGCTGCAGAATCGACCCTACAGCTCATGTGCCCAAGAAAATTTAGAGTACATGTATACACTACACACTAAACTATACCGAATCGAAGCCTTAATGCAGCTTTTCCTACTTTTGTTTCAGGTCAGGAAAGAAACCGCTATGGTACCTCTTAAATGCCTCACACACTAGCGGGCATGTGATCTGATCGTGTACAGGATTTGGTTTTGCGTATAAGTGGACATAGAACTAGGGCAATTTTTACTGATTTGGATCATCAGTTCTGAACTATTTGTCAATATGGGATTTTGTAATTAGTTAACATCACATTCCTTGTACATATGGGGATCTACTCATTACTGAAAGTGGTACGCACTTTATCTATGTGATCACTGCAAATAGATAGTGAAAAAAAGGTCAAAACCTTAAATGAAAATTTGATTGCTACTTGCAGATatgcttctcttttttattttttttttctttgttccaagGGATATGAAATGAAGAGGAGGGAGATATAAGAAGACATCAGAGTTTATACATATAGTTGCAAGATATGGGGTTTGAATTGGCCAAAAGATATTTCTTTCAGTCAGTATAGACTCAAATTTGAGTATGATTCTGTTTTCATGTTTctgtaaaattttgaaaatactaGAAAGCTGCAGTACATGTACACAGTAAACTAGAAATTTGATTTCATTGATAGATGAAAAATTGATTTACAGTATAAGTAGAGTATCCACCAATGCTATCAGCTTCTTCTACATCTGTGCAGTACGCAGTCTAAGAATCAGTAGCCATTACCAAACGAAAAAAATAGCTTCTTTGTATCTTAAATGGATTGGGAGCGTACGACTGGTTTCAAATGTAGCAATTGGAAATAGTGATGACTgtagttaaaacttaaaagtagCATCATATTGCGGGTGGGAACTAGAAAAGCATAGTGTTGGGGAACTGCTGTTGAAGTGTGAAATTTCATAAAAATTAGATATTGCTCTTACCCTCTTGGTGAATAATGGTAAAAGAATCTGAAATACTATCAATCTAGTGAGTTCTTTCTGTCTCATTAAGACTCAATTTTGTTGACAAGACACCCTGTGTGTATAAAAGGAGGTCAACTCTCTCTGGTGAGACTGAGACTAGAGAATGATCAGATGGCACCATATTGAAAGATCCTTTTTCAtttattcattttcatttttatcaGTTTAGTTTATAGGATTCGTCTTTACTTGGAGCGACAGAAACACTAGTGTGAAGGTTGTTGAAGTGAGCTACAGAGAGTGCGAAAACACCACGTGTGATGAATGTTCTGAAGCATCACAGAAGTCTTCTGTTGTAGAGCTTTACTGATAGAGTGATAGGATATCCATGAATGATGCTACATTTGCTTTTCTGTAActtataaatgcaatttcagCAGTGAGAAAGTAGTATTAATATTAAGTTTCATGGTAGTCTCAACGGTATTAATTAGTAGAGTTTATTGTTGCTTCCAAATATGATCTAATTAACTCATGGTTTATCCCCTGTACTAGCTGAGATTTACTTCATGGCATTGCAGGTAATTATATGAAGATGAAGTTGAAACTACTAAGGGAAGAAcaattaaaaggaaaagaagaagcatAGTCATGTTTGAGGTATATATGAACCTGGATTAATGTAGGTAAGGTAACAAACGCTTGACACCTACTTATTATCGGTTTTTGCAATTTCTTCTTATTCTTACTTTCTCAGGTAGTCTTGGAAAGACTGAAAGAGTGTTGAGTGGATTGGTGGATATAGCCAATGATAGTGATGTAAGAGTCCTCAATACTTTAAAAAAACTCAATTCCAAAAATTctgcttcttttcatttttgtgcAAATTCATTTGGCTACCTCATAATTACGGTATATATTGGAAGTGTTAGATTTATTGATGTATTGCACATTGGAAAAGCTGTGAACCATGCTTCTACATGTGGCATGGCTTAAATAAAATCACTGCAGCATTCCTTTCttttgattatgaatttatgatttaCAAAATTGGCAAAGCGATCCTTCAAAAATATGCGACTTGTTTTCAGAAAGGTATCTGAATCCATATGTAAATGAACCCCTATGCATTCTATTAAGGTACTTCAACCAATCAATGGATTAGTTGCAAGAAATGATCTTGAATTGGGTAGAACTAGATAGAGGTGATATGATTGTTCATGTTTCTGCATCTGCTCCATACAATTTTAAAAAGTCTGCAATACATGTACACACTCCAAGACGCTGAATCAAAGCCTTACAGCAACTTCTTACCCTTGTTTCAGGTCCAGAAAGAAATCTCTAGCTCTATTACTTACTTCTATGAACCGCTTATCTCAGCAAGCCGGCATGTGATTTGATCGCGTACAGGATTTAGGGCATTTTTACAGATTTGGAGGTTCCATTTTCGGATCAACCCTTCTGAACTCTTGTCTATATGAACTTTGTAATACAATGACATTAAAGTTTTAAACTGTAGACTTGTGTGTCATGTTGTGTAAAACAAGTTTGCTTGCATATAATCTTGTAGAAGAAGGAAACTTGGAGGACAAGTACACTTGGAGAACAAGTTTACTTGGAGATCAAGATCTGTAATGTAGTAGTGTAGGGCTTGTTGATATAactccatttacaccattgaaTCAATATGAGGAAAttcatcactcacaaatatctcttcctttccatttcatattttgacttgATATCAGAGAGAAGATCtgagaggactttgtctctttgtttttccttcattcttctttcctcACACTCTGGGGTAAGATTGTTCCTTCCTCTAATTCGGAGGTTAGGATTATTCTCTATCTTTTAGAAAGTGAATTTTATCCTTGTAACGTCGAGCTTACTCGCCCAACACTACTAGGTCCATCCAATTAATTCGATGTCTAGACCAAGGATCGAATAAGAGAAAGCTAACCGAAAGGTTGAAAAGTGAGTattgctccaccaaaatcttaaCCCTCCTTATCTGGTTGCATTAAAAGGAGTTACTGAAAGGTTGCGCGATAGGCAACACCCAAGGacaagattttttttctcttgacaTAGGAAGTACTGCTACTTCTTGACTAGTCGATTAATCCCTCTCGACTTGTCAAACATACCTTCTATCTCAAATCCGCTGCAAATTATTTTTTCGTCGGTATTCCAATGGCTGGCCCTGATGCTCCACTTCTAGAAGGAGGGAATACTAGCAATTCCGGTATTCAAAAAGTTGAAGTCTTAGTTCAAAACCCAGATTCTTCATCAGGTTCATTCGGAGGAGCAAAACTGAATGGACCTGGGAATTATAGgacatggaagaagatgatttctGTTCATCTTCGTGGAATCCATAAGATGGGTCATGTCACCGGTACCATTAAGGCACCGCCGAATGAGGACAATGAAGAGTATGTCAAGTGGGAAGATGCTGATGGATTTCTACTGTCAATTCTGTACAAGGCCATGATTGAAGAGGTGATCCAATTAATCATTGGGTGTGATACTGCTGCAGAAGTTTGCAAGATGCTCAATGATCTCTATCTGAATGAATCTGATTTTTCCCAGATCTATGAATTGTTGTGCAAGGCAACAAGGATGAAGCAGGATGGGCAAGCAGTTTCAATGTTCTACACCCAGCTGAAAAACATTTGGGCTGAGATTGATCAACGACGATCAAACAAATTGAAGAATGCTAAGGATATTActtggtaccagaaggagaaggagttgGAGCATGTGCACCAGTTTCTGAGTGGATTAGATGCTAGACATGACAGTGTCAAGGGAGAGTTGTTGCGTCGGCAAGAGCCTCCTTCCCTCACTGAGGCTTTTAcctacatccgcaaggatgagtctcagcaagGTAGCACAAAGGCAGCTCATTCTGAAATCTCCAGCCTAACAATCCAAGCTAAGCCCCATCGGGCTCAAGGTCCACCTCCTGGCTTCAGTACACCACAATCAGGATTACATCCCATGACTCAGGGTTCTTCTCCAAGCAGGTCTGTATGTCAACATTGCAAACTGACTTGACACACCAAGGAGACTTGTTATAAGTTGGGATCCCTAGCACTACTCAAAAATTTATGTAAAACTTTAGTAATAGTTTTGGGTGGATATGTAGTTCAGGAGAAGGGATTTTTATTAAATGTGGTAACATTATGCTATGCCTGGCTCGATATAACTAAATTGTCTATACTAAATATTACACTTCTTCAAGTGATTCGGTGGCTACTAATGATTAAGGATTGGATAGGAAGATTGAATAACTACGTACTAGAAATcctacaaacaaagaaaagtttATCCAAGGGAACATTTTATATGAAAAAATTTGATCCATTGAAAGGGCTCCTGAAAAGTCGGAGCgaaactaaaacctaaacctAGGTTTCGTGAGCAGTGTGGCGGCGCTTCTTGGCTCAGATCTGCAACAGGGCGCTCCGGCGTTGCAAGCGGTAAGAGGTTAAGGCTTCATCTCCTTCATGGGTAGCGGAGGCTATTTTGGCCAGAGGAAAGAGGTGAAGTACAGACTTTGTTGTGGGTTTGCAAGCGGGACCGGCGTTTTGCTTTGGTGGGATTGGTTTTGACGAGGAGGAGACCGGAGTCACGGTTTAGGGACTAGAGGAGGAGCGAGGTCGGCGAATTTCTGATACATATCGGAGTTCGGATCGTCGATTGAAGCTTCTGGCTCATGCTTGAAGAACCAGCCTAGTGCAACAGGTAGAAGCTAGCACAAGCTTTGGTGGGAGGCAAGATGGTTGTCGTGGTCTCCTGCCTGGGGAGGCCGCTAGACTGATTGGACGGTGGCGGGCGGCTTCTCGGAAGGGCCATATTCTGCGGCTGGGTGTAAGAAGCGTAGGGTGTGGGCAGTGGGCCTTGGGCCTCTGCCTTCCTGGGTTGCAAAGATGCAATCTAGAGAATTGGGCCTAGGTTAGCCCAATTCCCCTATTTTTCTCACATTTAGGTCGGGTTTGGGCTTTTTGGGGGTCGTCTATCCTACTCTTTGTCCTGCATCTGTTCCTAGAATGTTGCTATGGGTGTGTTGAATGTTGCGACGTACACCAaaagggtcttaggcgtcaagatgtTCAGGACATTGGTTCCATTTTAGGGCAGTGTAGGATTAGGGAGTTTTTAAAATTCTGCATCTTCATTTTCGCAGttcctttaggattttagttttgttgAAGTCTGgatttcttttgg contains these protein-coding regions:
- the LOC112178097 gene encoding NAC domain-containing protein 71-like gives rise to the protein MALIDQFMTLDQLDVGVVKTFHPTEAELVGFFLYNKISMASNPGNHIQTFPEICIYGETGLPPWEIWRVYQQFKFPHQDFLYFFSWAKKVSPNKSRNSRTVGSDGGTWSETEAGRPVYISGSEEAFGKVRKFRYEKNKDKTFVHHAAWLMEEYTINQAPDLALCRLKVNDKGGGRKKRKKSSDETNEDQNVRSKKCLKNRKVEPRRDQTSFLDPEEQQEGSASFATTTSQLILSPYHHEDDQAVQVVPDNNYDYDELQQILFSDDDCMDENLMFSPTILFDDAQLMASVDQSIASEQQQQQDSDYSLAPQQQLEPDNRCQEEDQIQQQDQPSSSHSHEQQQLIGDDGLMIYGQHDYNIPLDNEFLWSDEFNGLLTHEDQLGAVPWRDSDDPFQYSDIL